A region of Catenibacterium mitsuokai DNA encodes the following proteins:
- a CDS encoding HAD family hydrolase: MNSYKGVIFDFNGTLFFDNPKHVLAWGKISEEIRHHGISEEELHEHFNGVPNNKIIEYLFEGQCTDEQKQKYSLLKEQYYREFCKEDKETFHLVAGATEFFDKLKNNNIPFTIASASIKPNIDFFVESFHLDHWINPDDIVYDDGTYENKIMMFKKAAHILGLEVSDCLIIEDSLSGIENAYKAGCRNIIVIDSANKKDEYQKLPGVTKVIDTFKEI; this comes from the coding sequence ATGAATTCTTATAAAGGAGTTATATTTGATTTTAATGGAACATTGTTCTTTGACAACCCAAAGCATGTATTAGCCTGGGGAAAGATTTCCGAGGAAATAAGACATCATGGAATCAGCGAAGAAGAACTACATGAACATTTCAATGGTGTTCCTAATAATAAGATCATTGAATACTTATTTGAAGGACAGTGTACAGATGAACAGAAACAGAAATACTCTTTACTTAAGGAACAGTATTATCGTGAATTTTGTAAGGAAGATAAAGAAACATTCCATTTAGTTGCTGGAGCAACAGAATTCTTTGATAAACTTAAAAACAACAACATTCCATTTACTATCGCAAGTGCATCCATTAAACCAAATATTGATTTCTTTGTAGAATCATTTCATCTTGATCATTGGATCAATCCTGATGATATTGTATATGATGATGGAACTTATGAGAATAAGATCATGATGTTCAAGAAAGCAGCACATATTTTAGGATTAGAGGTAAGTGATTGCTTAATCATCGAAGACTCCCTAAGTGGTATTGAAAATGCCTATAAAGCAGGATGTAGAAATATAATCGTAATCGATTCTGCAAATAAAAAAGATGAATATCAGAAGTTACCTGGCGTAACAAAAGTGATTGATACTTTTAAAGAGATTTAA
- a CDS encoding galactokinase: MKASVVREEFKSNKHNQLLEDLYEDSSLVNYQKDRYANALDKFVELYGDENVSIYSAAGRSEISGNHTDHQHGCVLAGSINLDAIGVVARQDDVINVVSDSFNIKPIYLNDLDKKDEEEGTSEALIRGVVSKLKELGYNIGGFKAFITSDVLVGAGLSSSAAFETIIGTIIDGLYNDMSIDMVTIAKVGQYAENVYFGKPCGLMDQCACAVGGLISIDFKDTEHPVVNHVDVDFSKYDHSLCIVDTKGSHADLTDAYGAIPTEMKDVAHYFGKEFLREVDEKEFFDHLADVRAAVKNDREILRAIHFFKENARVPQIVEALNNDDFDLFKKLIKESGNSSYKFLQNVYADFDYKHQAVSAGLALSEIILGDHGVARVHGGGFAGTIQAFVENDFVVEYKSQIEKLFGEGSCHVLKVRKLGGCKVMEE, encoded by the coding sequence ATGAAGGCAAGTGTAGTAAGAGAAGAATTTAAATCAAATAAACATAATCAATTATTAGAAGACTTATATGAAGATAGTAGCTTAGTCAATTATCAGAAAGATAGATATGCCAATGCATTAGATAAGTTCGTTGAACTTTATGGTGATGAAAATGTCAGCATCTATAGTGCTGCAGGTAGAAGTGAAATCTCAGGTAACCATACAGACCATCAGCATGGCTGTGTATTAGCTGGTTCTATTAACTTAGATGCGATTGGTGTAGTGGCTAGACAGGATGATGTAATCAATGTTGTATCTGACAGCTTTAATATTAAGCCAATCTATTTAAATGATTTAGATAAGAAGGATGAAGAAGAAGGTACAAGTGAAGCGTTAATCAGAGGTGTTGTCTCTAAACTTAAAGAACTTGGCTACAATATCGGTGGTTTCAAAGCATTCATTACAAGTGATGTATTAGTAGGGGCTGGTTTATCTAGCTCAGCTGCTTTTGAAACAATCATTGGTACAATCATTGATGGTTTATATAATGATATGAGCATCGATATGGTCACTATCGCAAAAGTAGGTCAGTATGCTGAAAATGTTTATTTTGGTAAGCCTTGTGGATTAATGGACCAGTGTGCATGTGCTGTTGGTGGATTGATCTCTATCGATTTCAAGGATACAGAACATCCTGTTGTAAATCATGTAGATGTAGACTTCTCTAAATATGATCATAGCTTATGTATCGTTGATACAAAGGGAAGCCATGCAGACTTAACAGATGCTTATGGTGCTATCCCAACTGAAATGAAGGATGTCGCTCATTACTTTGGTAAGGAATTCTTAAGAGAAGTAGATGAAAAGGAATTCTTTGATCATCTTGCTGATGTCAGAGCGGCCGTTAAGAATGATAGAGAAATTCTAAGAGCTATTCATTTCTTCAAGGAAAATGCTAGAGTACCTCAAATTGTTGAAGCATTAAACAATGATGACTTTGACTTATTCAAGAAGCTAATCAAGGAATCTGGTAACTCAAGCTATAAGTTCTTACAGAATGTTTATGCAGACTTTGATTATAAGCATCAGGCAGTTTCTGCAGGTCTAGCATTAAGTGAAATCATATTAGGCGACCATGGGGTTGCTAGAGTGCACGGTGGAGGCTTCGCAGGTACAATTCAGGCTTTCGTTGAGAATGATTTCGTTGTAGAATATAAGAGTCAGATAGAGAAATTATTTGGCGAAGGCAGCTGCCATGTACTTAAGGTAAGAAAATTAGGTGGCTGCAAAGTTATGGAGGAATAA
- a CDS encoding xanthine dehydrogenase family protein molybdopterin-binding subunit yields the protein MSQELKQVNKPIRKKDAMNLLLGKPVYVDDVTPHDCLIVKLVHSPHANALIESIDTEAAKAVDTIEAVYTYKDVPQKRFTMAGQTYPEPSPYDRLILDQRVRFVGDPVAIVAGYDEKKVDEALKLIKVKYQVEEAVLDFRTAKDNPILVHPEDNWKALCPVGADNKRNLVASADETHGDLEEVFKSCDHVIERTYHVPAVNQAMMETFRTYCEIDTYGRLHVISSTQIVFHARRILANALDIPKSQIRVEKPRIGGGFGAKQSLVTEIYPAFVTWMTKKPSKLIYTRTESQIAGSPRHEMEVTTKVGAMNDGTIRAIDIYTLSNSGAFGEHGPTTVGLSGHKSIPLYTNNLEAFRFHYDVVYTNRLSSGAYRGYGATQGIYALETCVNELADILHMDPVEIREKNMVRQGQKMDAYYGEIADSCALDKCMERAKKEFDWENRKTPTVMPDGRIKAAGVAMAMQGSGISGVDVGSATLKLNDDGSYMLSIGAADMGTGCDTILAQMAAEELECDVDNIVVFGADTDASPYDSGSYASSTTYVTGMAVRKASEELKENMMKIAANKWECDPESLVFTGNTIDNPATNESFTHMDIATFSQCGNTVPIQVTCTHSSKISPPPYMVGMAEIALDKETGSVEILDYVAVVDCGTVVNTNLATVQTEGGLVQGIGMALSESITYSPKGALTENNFMTYKIPTRLDMGHLRVYFESSYEKTGPFGAKSIGECVINTPAPALCAAIHSACGAWIRDLPMTPEKIVMAIDE from the coding sequence ATGAGTCAGGAATTAAAACAGGTCAATAAACCTATAAGAAAAAAAGATGCAATGAACCTATTATTAGGTAAACCTGTCTATGTGGATGATGTAACACCTCATGACTGTTTAATTGTAAAGCTTGTTCATTCTCCTCATGCTAATGCATTAATTGAGAGTATTGATACAGAAGCAGCTAAGGCAGTAGATACAATTGAAGCTGTTTATACTTATAAAGATGTGCCTCAGAAACGTTTTACTATGGCTGGTCAGACTTATCCAGAACCTAGTCCTTATGATCGTTTGATCTTAGATCAGAGAGTAAGATTTGTAGGTGACCCAGTTGCGATTGTTGCTGGTTATGATGAAAAGAAAGTAGATGAAGCATTGAAGCTAATTAAAGTAAAATATCAGGTAGAAGAAGCGGTATTAGACTTTAGAACAGCTAAGGATAATCCTATTCTTGTACATCCTGAAGATAACTGGAAAGCATTATGTCCTGTAGGTGCAGATAATAAGCGTAACTTAGTAGCATCTGCGGATGAAACACATGGTGATCTAGAAGAAGTATTTAAATCATGTGATCATGTGATTGAACGTACTTATCATGTTCCTGCAGTCAATCAGGCGATGATGGAAACATTCAGAACTTATTGTGAAATTGATACTTATGGTCGTTTACATGTCATTAGTTCTACACAGATTGTCTTCCATGCACGTCGTATTCTTGCGAATGCTTTAGATATTCCTAAATCTCAGATTCGTGTTGAAAAGCCTCGTATTGGTGGTGGCTTTGGTGCAAAGCAGTCACTTGTGACTGAAATTTATCCTGCATTTGTTACATGGATGACTAAGAAACCATCTAAGCTTATTTATACTCGTACTGAATCTCAGATTGCGGGTAGTCCACGTCATGAAATGGAAGTCACTACTAAAGTTGGTGCTATGAATGATGGTACTATTCGTGCCATCGATATATATACATTATCTAACTCTGGGGCCTTTGGTGAACATGGTCCTACAACTGTAGGTTTATCAGGTCATAAGTCTATTCCTCTTTATACAAATAATCTAGAAGCGTTCCGCTTCCATTATGATGTTGTTTATACAAATAGATTATCTTCTGGTGCATATCGTGGATATGGTGCGACTCAGGGTATTTATGCATTAGAAACATGTGTCAATGAATTAGCTGATATTTTACATATGGATCCAGTAGAAATCAGAGAAAAGAACATGGTACGTCAGGGTCAGAAGATGGATGCCTACTATGGTGAAATTGCGGATAGCTGTGCATTAGATAAATGTATGGAACGTGCTAAGAAAGAATTTGACTGGGAAAACCGTAAGACTCCTACTGTAATGCCTGATGGTCGTATTAAGGCAGCGGGTGTTGCAATGGCAATGCAGGGATCAGGTATCTCTGGTGTCGATGTTGGGTCTGCTACATTAAAGTTAAATGATGATGGTTCTTATATGTTAAGCATTGGTGCTGCAGATATGGGTACTGGATGTGATACTATTCTTGCCCAGATGGCTGCAGAAGAATTAGAATGTGATGTAGACAATATTGTTGTCTTTGGTGCAGACACTGATGCTTCTCCATATGATTCTGGTTCTTATGCTTCTAGTACAACTTATGTTACTGGTATGGCTGTAAGAAAAGCAAGTGAAGAGCTCAAAGAGAACATGATGAAGATTGCTGCCAATAAGTGGGAATGTGATCCTGAATCATTAGTATTTACTGGCAATACAATTGATAATCCAGCTACAAATGAATCATTTACACATATGGATATTGCAACATTCTCTCAGTGTGGAAATACTGTCCCTATCCAGGTAACATGCACTCATTCATCTAAAATTTCTCCACCACCATATATGGTAGGTATGGCAGAAATTGCGTTAGATAAAGAAACTGGTTCTGTAGAAATATTAGATTATGTGGCCGTTGTAGACTGTGGTACTGTCGTAAATACAAATTTAGCCACTGTACAGACTGAAGGTGGTCTTGTTCAGGGTATTGGTATGGCATTATCTGAAAGTATTACTTATTCACCTAAAGGTGCCTTAACAGAAAATAACTTCATGACATATAAGATTCCTACAAGACTTGATATGGGTCATTTACGTGTTTATTTTGAAAGCAGTTATGAAAAGACAGGTCCATTTGGTGCAAAGTCTATTGGTGAATGTGTCATCAATACACCAGCCCCAGCCTTATGTGCTGCCATCCACAGTGCATGTGGTGCATGGATCAGAGACCTTCCAATGACACCTGAAAAGATTGTCATGGCTATCGATGAATAA
- the galE gene encoding UDP-glucose 4-epimerase GalE yields MNVLVTGGAGYIGSHVCVELLQSGHDVVVIDDFSNSKPEALDAIHEITGKKVKFYEFNVLDEDKTEAVFKENKLDAVIHCAAFKAVGESVVKPIEYYTNNLMTTLIVAKLMKKYHVPSIVFSSSATVYGDPKVVPLTEDCELGQTTNPYGSTKAMMERILTDVQHAVPEMSVTLLRYFNPIGAHESGLLGEDPKGIPNNLMPYIMKVAAGELPCLGVFGDDYDTPDGTGVRDYIHVVDLAKGHVLAIEKYATPGVHICNLGTGKGYSVLEIVKAFEKVNGVKVPYEIKPRRAGDIATCYADPTRAKEQLGWVAEKTLDDMCRDTWNFAKKHM; encoded by the coding sequence ATGAACGTATTAGTTACAGGTGGTGCAGGTTATATTGGCAGTCATGTCTGTGTAGAATTACTACAGAGCGGACATGATGTTGTAGTCATCGATGACTTCTCAAATTCAAAACCAGAAGCCTTAGATGCCATTCATGAAATTACTGGTAAGAAAGTAAAGTTCTATGAATTTAACGTTTTAGATGAAGATAAGACAGAAGCAGTATTCAAGGAAAATAAATTGGATGCAGTCATTCACTGTGCAGCCTTCAAGGCAGTAGGTGAATCAGTAGTAAAGCCTATTGAATATTATACAAATAACTTAATGACAACTCTTATTGTTGCTAAGCTTATGAAGAAGTATCATGTCCCTTCAATTGTATTCTCTTCAAGTGCTACAGTATATGGTGATCCAAAGGTTGTCCCATTAACTGAAGACTGTGAATTAGGACAGACTACAAACCCATATGGTTCTACAAAGGCTATGATGGAAAGAATCCTAACAGATGTACAGCATGCTGTACCAGAAATGTCTGTTACACTTCTTCGTTACTTCAACCCAATTGGTGCCCATGAATCAGGATTATTAGGAGAAGATCCAAAGGGAATTCCAAACAACCTTATGCCTTATATCATGAAGGTGGCAGCAGGTGAACTTCCTTGCTTAGGTGTATTTGGTGATGATTATGATACACCAGATGGAACAGGTGTACGTGACTACATCCATGTTGTAGACTTAGCTAAGGGTCATGTTCTTGCAATTGAAAAATATGCAACACCAGGTGTTCATATCTGTAACCTAGGAACAGGTAAAGGATATAGCGTATTAGAAATCGTTAAGGCTTTTGAAAAGGTAAATGGTGTAAAAGTACCTTATGAAATCAAGCCAAGACGTGCCGGTGATATCGCAACATGTTATGCAGATCCTACTCGTGCAAAAGAACAGTTAGGATGGGTAGCTGAAAAAACACTTGATGATATGTGCAGAGATACTTGGAACTTTGCAAAGAAACATATGTAA
- a CDS encoding (2Fe-2S)-binding protein: MEITITLNGKTMTRSISPDTLLIDFVRSEHCLSVKRGCDTSNCGLCTVLLDNKPVLSCSVLAARAAGHEVTTLEGLQEKARPLAEFIADQGAEQCGFCNPGFMMNTIALLEENKDPSDDEIRAFLSGNLCRCSGYEGQLRGIRNYINYCKENGKEVLG, from the coding sequence TACATTAAATGGAAAAACAATGACTCGTAGTATTTCACCAGATACTCTTCTTATTGATTTTGTAAGAAGTGAACATTGTCTTAGTGTTAAACGAGGCTGTGATACAAGTAACTGTGGATTATGTACAGTATTATTAGACAACAAACCAGTTCTTTCTTGTAGTGTTCTTGCAGCAAGAGCTGCAGGTCATGAAGTGACAACTCTAGAAGGTTTACAGGAAAAAGCAAGACCTCTTGCTGAATTTATTGCTGATCAGGGGGCTGAACAGTGTGGTTTCTGTAATCCTGGATTTATGATGAATACAATCGCATTACTAGAAGAAAATAAAGATCCAAGTGATGATGAAATCAGAGCATTCTTATCTGGTAACCTTTGTCGTTGTTCCGGTTATGAAGGACAATTAAGAGGTATTAGAAACTATATTAATTACTGCAAGGAAAATGGAAAGGAAGTGTTAGGATGA
- a CDS encoding nucleotidyltransferase family protein produces the protein MNKTYIIYLASGNSRRFKGNKLLFPFQNKPLYQHALDLILKEHDHVIVVSQYDEILQYAAQRGALSILCLESIHGLSYSIKAAVNYLNTLEKPFRMIFMVADQPYISMNTIDKLMHTKHKLASCAYKEKAGNPTLFDSSYIPELLLLKEDQGGRKVLNKHPDEVEYIQVENVKELYDIDYQEDLKQLQ, from the coding sequence ATGAATAAAACATATATTATATATCTTGCATCAGGAAACAGCAGACGTTTTAAAGGGAACAAACTGCTGTTTCCTTTTCAAAATAAACCACTCTATCAACATGCATTAGATCTCATATTAAAGGAACATGATCATGTGATTGTCGTATCACAATATGATGAGATTCTACAATATGCGGCTCAAAGAGGCGCTCTCAGCATTTTATGTTTAGAGAGTATTCATGGTCTCTCTTATTCTATTAAGGCGGCTGTGAACTATTTAAATACGTTAGAGAAGCCATTTAGAATGATCTTCATGGTTGCTGATCAGCCTTATATTTCTATGAATACTATAGATAAACTGATGCATACAAAGCATAAACTTGCCAGTTGTGCTTATAAAGAAAAAGCAGGTAACCCTACTCTATTTGATAGTTCTTATATTCCTGAGTTACTTCTATTAAAAGAAGACCAAGGTGGAAGAAAGGTATTAAATAAGCATCCTGATGAAGTAGAATATATACAAGTAGAGAATGTAAAAGAACTCTATGATATAGATTATCAAGAAGACCTGAAGCAACTACAATAG
- the lacG gene encoding 6-phospho-beta-galactosidase → MKFSDDFIFGGATAAYQCEGSTLEYGKGKVSWDDFLAKQGRFKADPASDFYHQYGQDLKLCKMFGINGIRISISWARIFPDGIRKINQEGIDFYHRVFQECHKNNVEPFITLHHFDTPDTLYQKGDFLNRETVDAFVDYAKFCFEEYKDEVKYWFTFNEIWAVATNTYIEGTFPNGEKYNMTKAFQIMHNMMLAHAKAVVAYKEAGYKGQIGCVQSLEYKYPYDENSLDDIQAAKNEDVLQNQFLLDATFKGYYSTETMEIVDRLVAINNGQLDLRDEDFEVMKKAAILIDYMGMNYYQSRFIQYYDGENDIHHNGTGEKGTSRFCLKNVGRRMEKEGIPRTDWDWLIHPESMFDMLVRIRQQYPNYKCIYITENGMGYKDEFVDGVIDDAPRIDYIKKHLQYALKAVEAGVNVKGYFVWSLMDMFSWTNGYNKRYGLFYVDYETQKRYPKASAYWYKSVSETKEV, encoded by the coding sequence ATGAAATTCTCTGATGATTTTATCTTTGGTGGCGCTACAGCTGCTTATCAGTGTGAAGGTAGTACATTAGAATATGGTAAAGGTAAAGTGTCTTGGGACGACTTTCTTGCAAAGCAGGGTCGCTTCAAGGCAGATCCTGCCAGTGATTTCTACCACCAGTATGGACAAGATTTAAAGCTATGTAAAATGTTTGGTATTAATGGAATTCGTATCTCTATTTCATGGGCACGTATCTTCCCTGATGGTATAAGAAAAATCAATCAGGAAGGTATTGATTTCTATCATAGAGTATTCCAGGAATGTCATAAGAATAATGTAGAACCATTTATCACTTTACATCACTTTGATACACCGGATACTTTATATCAGAAGGGTGATTTCTTAAATAGAGAAACAGTGGATGCATTTGTAGACTATGCAAAATTCTGTTTTGAAGAATATAAGGATGAAGTTAAATATTGGTTTACTTTCAATGAAATCTGGGCAGTAGCTACAAACACTTATATTGAAGGAACATTCCCTAATGGTGAAAAATATAATATGACAAAAGCATTCCAGATCATGCATAATATGATGCTTGCTCATGCGAAAGCTGTTGTTGCTTATAAAGAAGCAGGATATAAAGGACAGATTGGCTGCGTACAGTCATTAGAATATAAGTATCCTTATGATGAAAATAGTTTAGATGATATCCAGGCTGCAAAGAACGAAGATGTATTACAGAACCAGTTCTTATTAGATGCAACATTCAAAGGATATTACTCTACTGAAACAATGGAAATTGTAGATCGTTTAGTGGCAATCAATAATGGTCAACTAGATTTAAGAGATGAAGACTTTGAAGTCATGAAGAAAGCAGCAATCTTAATTGACTATATGGGTATGAACTATTACCAGTCACGTTTCATTCAGTACTATGATGGTGAGAATGATATCCATCATAATGGAACTGGTGAAAAGGGTACTTCACGTTTCTGTTTAAAGAATGTAGGACGTAGAATGGAAAAAGAAGGTATTCCTAGAACTGACTGGGACTGGTTAATTCATCCAGAAAGTATGTTTGATATGTTAGTGCGTATTCGTCAGCAGTATCCAAACTACAAGTGTATCTATATTACAGAAAATGGTATGGGTTATAAAGACGAATTTGTAGATGGTGTCATTGATGATGCTCCAAGAATTGATTACATCAAGAAACATCTACAGTATGCACTTAAAGCAGTTGAAGCAGGTGTAAATGTAAAAGGCTATTTTGTATGGTCTCTCATGGATATGTTCTCATGGACTAATGGTTATAATAAACGTTATGGTTTATTCTATGTAGACTATGAAACACAGAAACGTTATCCAAAAGCAAGTGCTTATTGGTATAAGAGCGTATCAGAAACGAAAGAGGTATAA